The nucleotide window GCTTTCTACCTCCAGTACAAGAACGTGAAGGCTGACTACGTTGAGGCCGTCTGGAACGTCTTCAACTGGGATGACGTCGCTGCTCGTTTTGACGCCGCGTCTAAGTAACGCAGTCTGCGGGGTTGCTGCCGCTTGCTAGGGAAGCGCCTTTGATGTGAGGTTCAGTATTAGTTCGTTGCCAGTTCTGGTGTGTGGGGAGGTCGTTGTTCTATGCTGCGCCCTCTTCTCGCCATGCTGGCAGCGGGCTTAGCGACCTTTAACAGCCTGTATGCAACGCAGGCTATATTGCCCGTCCTGGCAGACTATTTTTCGCTGACTCCTTCTCAGGCGTCGTGGACTGTGTCTGCTGCGACGGGCGCTTTGGCGTTGGCGATTGTTCCGGCGTCAGTGTTGTCTGAGCAGTTCGGGCGGGGGCGAGTGATCATCGTGTCCGCTGTGTGCAGCACGGTGGTGGGTTTGCTACTGCCGTGGGCTCCATCGGCATGGTGGCTGATTATCGGCCGTGGCATCCAGGGGGTGTTTTTGGCCGGTGTTCCTGCGGTGGCGATGACGTGGCTGTCTGAGGAGCTCAGTGCCCGTCAGCTGTCGCGGGCGATGGGGGTGTATGTTGCGGGCACTTCTATTGGGGGTTTGAGTGGTCGACTCATCCCTTCCGGCATTTTGGAGCTTTTCACGATGAATCCCTCGTGGGGTTCGGGTGTTGCCCCGTGGCGTGTGGCGATGGCTGCTTCTGCAGCGTTTGCTTTTGTGTGTGCGTTGTTGATCGCCATGATTTTGCCGCCTCAGAAGAATTTCCATCCGAAGCGTTTGACGTTGGGTGGCGAATTCCGCGCTATGGCTTCCCATTGGGCTAACCGCCAGCTGGCGTTGTTGTTCTTCTTAGGTTTCGTGCTCATGGGTAGTTTCGTGTCGATGTACAACTTCATCGGTTTTCGCCTGACCCAAGAGTTTGGTTTGAGCGAGGGCGTGGTGGGGGCGATCTTCTTGCTCTACTTAGCCGGCACGTTTACCTCGGCCAGGGCGGGGCGTTGGCCGCCGGCGAGGGCGTTGTTGTTGTCTTCGATGGCTTATGTGCTCTCAACTGTGGTGATTCAGTCGCATCATTTGGCGCTGGTGGTGGCCGGCCTGTTGGGGTTCACTGCGGCGTTTTTCGCAGCCCATGCGATTGCTAGTTCTTGGGTGGGCAAGCTGGCTACACACGACAGAGCCGAGGCCAGTTCTACCTACCTGCTGTGCTATTACGCTGGTTCGTCGCTGTTGGGTTGGTCGCATTGGTCGACGTGGCTGGTGGTGGCCAGTGTGGTTATTGCAGCAGCATTGTTCCCGGGGCTGAGTCGGCTAGCCAGCGTCGAATAGCTCGAGTGGCGCGGCAGTCGTCGCCGTTGTAGCTCAATAGTTCTTCTTTTTTGCCCTCTTCGTAGGCTCGGATGCTGGCTTCTCCGTCGAGGTCTTCTTCTTGCCAGTGGAAGCCCGCCATGGGGGCGAGCTTTTTCAGCCCTAAGCCGCCTGGCCCTACTAATTGGCTTTTCACTAATTGGAAAACATCAATCCATTCAGTCGAAGAAATAAAGGCTTGGACTTCTTTTTCACTCGGTACGTCGATGCCGGGGTATTGGCCATGGAAGCGTCGAGCAGATTCTTTTAACCAGTGGTTTTCACCATGGTTGGCATAGCAAAAGGCGGCGAAAGTTTTATTGTCTTCGTGTGCTTGTGTGCGAGTGTTGCTAAGCCACTGCCAGAAAGCAGCAAAGTTGGCGGCTTCTTCGGGTCCGCCGAGCGGTTCCCAGGTGGCAAAGGGCCGATAGGTTTGCCCGTCGAAGGTGCCCCACAGGTAGGCGCCGTGGTGCAGGTAGGCCTCCATGTCGATGTCTATTTCTACGTCGAAGCGCGGCGCGGTCACGGTAGGGGTGGTCCGGCACGCGGCGATACCTTCCCGCCATGCGCGGGCTAGTGTTGCTGCGCGGGTGTCCGCGGCGTCATTAATAAGTGCCTCAACGGTGATAACGCCGCGGTTGCGCAGGTCCTGCGCCTTGTCACCGGAGCGGAAGAGGGAGATATCGTCGGCGGCGACGAGTTGGCGTTCGCAGTCGAACCAGTAGCGGCAGTTGGCGCAGTCTTTGATGCGCCTGGGGCCGACGGCCTCCAGTGTGGCTGTGGGAAACTCGCGGGGGATTCCTGCGACGCGGCGGATAAGGGTACCTGTTGGGGGTAGTGGTCGGGGTGCTCGGGCGGAGGTTTCGCTGAGGCTATTGTGAGCGGCGAGTTCTGCCGGGGTGGCTGAGTCAATCGCGTTGAGCTCGGGGGCGACCAGGGCGACCCTGCGGCCCAGGACCCCTAGGCAGTAGTCGATGTCTTCGACAAAGCAGCGTTCTCGGTCTTGGCCGATAACACCCCCGAATGGGACGTGCACACCGGCGTCGCGCAGTCCGAGGGCAGCTAGGGCTAGCCGATAGCTATCTTGGGGGTGGTGGCGCACGCTGTACTCCCCCACCCATCCGTCACTTGTTCCCAGGTTGCGAGTGAAGAATCCGCGGCGTTGAGCGCCTCTTTTCTCCCGTGCCACCCAGTGGTTGGATATGGCGACGGGAAAATAACCAGACACTGTTTTTACTAAAATATCAACGCTAATATCGTATTTTCTAAGCAGACCTTTCACGGTGATGCTAAAGTTGGCATTGGTGATTACCGGCACTTCTGCCGCAATTGCCTCTAATGTCTCAAATGGGTCATCTAAACAATTCCATGGTCGTTGTAAAAGGCTGTGCACGTCTATTCGTGCGGCGTCTCCGCGGCTAGCCCAGTCCGCGGATTGCGGGGTGGGCGGCACTTCGGGGAAGCGCGCTTGCTGTGCGGCCTTGAAGGTGCAACCGCCGAGGAATAGTTCGTTCATGACCCCTCAAACGGTACAGAAGGTAACGCTTTGAAGAAACTCTTTAGCCTTGCTCGGTTGCTCGCCCCTCTGGCTTTGCCCTTGATTTACCGCGGGTTGACCAGCGGCCGACAGCTGCTTTCCGCGAATGAGGAAAGCGAGCAAGCGTTGCGTGCACGGATCACCGCTGCCCGCACAGCAATCGATGAGTCCGATAAGCCCAAGGGTTTCCAGCGTGATGCCCATGACCGCTTGGACCAGCTTGAAAATGCTATCGCTGATGCTCGGAGCCTTCCGGCCAAACAGCGTGCTAAGAAATTCCTCGCGATCAGTCGCGACATTAAGCACACGGTGTAGTCTCTGCGTTTCCTGCGGTGCACACAGTGTGTGAGGTTTAAAAGCTATTTGCTACTGCGAGTTTTACCTGTAAGAAAGGCGGCTGGCTATGGCCCGTCAGAGCATCATCCAGTACATTGACGATCTTGATAACACTCCGATTTCCGAGTCTGAGCTGTCCGAGGTGCATTTCAGCTACCAGGGCGTCGATTATGTCATCGATCTTGGCCCGAAGAATGCCAGCGCATTGTATGATGCGTTGAAGCCCTACATTGCTAATGCTCGCCGCGAGCAGAAGTCTGGCCGCAAGTCCGCACCTGTGGCTCAGCGCCAGGCCGAAAACCGTGCGATTCGCCGTTGGGCGCTCGATAATGGCCACCGTGTGTCTACCCGTGGCAAGATCCCCCAGGACGTCATTGACGCCTACCATGCGGCGAAGGCCCGCGGCCAGGCTTAATTTTTAATCCGCGTTTCAATCGAGCACCCTGCCGCCCCATATGTTGTGGGCGTCGCAGGGTGCTTTCGTCTTAAGGTATGTGCGTTTTACAGGACGCCTTGTTCGCGTGCGGCAGCAACTGCGGAGGTGCGGGACCGCACGCCCAGCTTGTCGTAGATGTGCACAAGGTGGCTTTTGACTGTCGCTTCGGACAGGAACAGTTGGTTGCCGATGTCCTTGTTGGAGCTGCCGCCGGCGACCAGTTTGAGCACTTCAAGTTCGCGTGGAGTCAGTGAGGTGCGCGGCGTCCGGACTCGTTCCATAAGACGGTTGGCAACTACAGGGGACAGGGTGGAATCTCCTGACGCCGCGGAGCGCACTGCCGCCAACAATTCTGCGGGTGGTGCGTCTTTGAGCAGGTAGCCTACGGCGCCGGCCTCTATTGCGCCGAGGATGTCGGCGTCGGTGTCGTAGTTGGTGACCATAAGGACGTTCGGGGGGTTGGCCACGTTGCGTTTGATTGCGGCGGTTGCGTCGGCACCGGTGGACACGAGGGTACCTTCAGCGCCGGGCCCGAAGCGTAGGTCCATGAGGATCACATCGATGCCGCCGGCTTCTGCTGCGGCGATTGCCCCTTCGGCTGTGGCTACTTCGCCAACAACTTCCATATCTGGGGCTGCTTCTAGGACTGCCCGCAAGCCCAGGCGCACAATCTCGTGGTCGTCAGCCAAAAGGACACGAATCATGCCAACCAATTTACCCTAAACCCGCAGAAAGTCTTAAGTAACCCTTTTCTCACCCTTCGACTGTTGCGTCCTCGGCGGCATCGTCGGGGATCAGTGGGATGGCGACGGACACGGCGCATCCGGCACCGGGTTGGGATTCGACGGTGAGGTCGCCGCCGCATTCTGCTGCGCGTTGGCGCATGGCGGCCAGGCCGATGTGGCCGAGGCCTGCGGGCCTGTCTGCGACGGCTTGGGGGTCGA belongs to Corynebacterium argentoratense DSM 44202 and includes:
- a CDS encoding MFS transporter, whose amino-acid sequence is MLRPLLAMLAAGLATFNSLYATQAILPVLADYFSLTPSQASWTVSAATGALALAIVPASVLSEQFGRGRVIIVSAVCSTVVGLLLPWAPSAWWLIIGRGIQGVFLAGVPAVAMTWLSEELSARQLSRAMGVYVAGTSIGGLSGRLIPSGILELFTMNPSWGSGVAPWRVAMAASAAFAFVCALLIAMILPPQKNFHPKRLTLGGEFRAMASHWANRQLALLFFLGFVLMGSFVSMYNFIGFRLTQEFGLSEGVVGAIFLLYLAGTFTSARAGRWPPARALLLSSMAYVLSTVVIQSHHLALVVAGLLGFTAAFFAAHAIASSWVGKLATHDRAEASSTYLLCYYAGSSLLGWSHWSTWLVVASVVIAAALFPGLSRLASVE
- a CDS encoding histone-like nucleoid-structuring protein Lsr2: MARQSIIQYIDDLDNTPISESELSEVHFSYQGVDYVIDLGPKNASALYDALKPYIANARREQKSGRKSAPVAQRQAENRAIRRWALDNGHRVSTRGKIPQDVIDAYHAAKARGQA
- a CDS encoding LuxR C-terminal-related transcriptional regulator, encoding MIRVLLADDHEIVRLGLRAVLEAAPDMEVVGEVATAEGAIAAAEAGGIDVILMDLRFGPGAEGTLVSTGADATAAIKRNVANPPNVLMVTNYDTDADILGAIEAGAVGYLLKDAPPAELLAAVRSAASGDSTLSPVVANRLMERVRTPRTSLTPRELEVLKLVAGGSSNKDIGNQLFLSEATVKSHLVHIYDKLGVRSRTSAVAAAREQGVL
- a CDS encoding DUF6474 family protein; translated protein: MKKLFSLARLLAPLALPLIYRGLTSGRQLLSANEESEQALRARITAARTAIDESDKPKGFQRDAHDRLDQLENAIADARSLPAKQRAKKFLAISRDIKHTV
- a CDS encoding TM0106 family RecB-like putative nuclease; amino-acid sequence: MNELFLGGCTFKAAQQARFPEVPPTPQSADWASRGDAARIDVHSLLQRPWNCLDDPFETLEAIAAEVPVITNANFSITVKGLLRKYDISVDILVKTVSGYFPVAISNHWVAREKRGAQRRGFFTRNLGTSDGWVGEYSVRHHPQDSYRLALAALGLRDAGVHVPFGGVIGQDRERCFVEDIDYCLGVLGRRVALVAPELNAIDSATPAELAAHNSLSETSARAPRPLPPTGTLIRRVAGIPREFPTATLEAVGPRRIKDCANCRYWFDCERQLVAADDISLFRSGDKAQDLRNRGVITVEALINDAADTRAATLARAWREGIAACRTTPTVTAPRFDVEIDIDMEAYLHHGAYLWGTFDGQTYRPFATWEPLGGPEEAANFAAFWQWLSNTRTQAHEDNKTFAAFCYANHGENHWLKESARRFHGQYPGIDVPSEKEVQAFISSTEWIDVFQLVKSQLVGPGGLGLKKLAPMAGFHWQEEDLDGEASIRAYEEGKKEELLSYNGDDCRATRAIRRWLADSAPGTMLLQ